From the genome of Haloarcula limicola, one region includes:
- a CDS encoding DUF63 family protein, producing MVLPSGFALPPLPYLVALTAGTLLVTALLVAFEPPIDQRTVVALAPWMVIGGTLHALNQPPIELYDAAIRPLFGTPAVYFTTYVTLGTVWVVLSLFGVRRGHDENVSRNLGLVGTGVMTVLLVLAAITALRSGLLSLVWPTVAVVGALVVAGLTLLAAALWRTPVIVRTRYAAPVVIFAHALDGVSTAVGADVIGIGERSPIPRAIMEFAGTLPTASVVGVGWLFVLVKLVVAVGVVFLMHEYLEDEPVEGSLLLAFVAAVGLGPAVNNVVLFLFIPT from the coding sequence ATGGTACTGCCTTCGGGGTTCGCGCTGCCGCCGCTGCCGTATCTGGTGGCGCTGACGGCCGGGACGCTGCTGGTGACGGCCCTGCTGGTGGCGTTCGAACCGCCCATCGACCAGCGGACCGTCGTCGCGCTGGCCCCGTGGATGGTCATCGGCGGCACGCTCCACGCGCTGAACCAACCGCCCATCGAGCTGTACGACGCCGCGATTCGCCCGCTGTTCGGCACGCCCGCGGTCTACTTCACGACGTACGTCACGCTCGGGACCGTCTGGGTCGTCCTCTCGCTGTTCGGCGTCCGTCGGGGCCACGACGAGAACGTCTCGCGCAACCTCGGTCTCGTCGGAACCGGCGTCATGACGGTCCTGCTCGTCCTGGCGGCGATCACGGCGCTCCGGTCGGGGCTGCTCTCGCTCGTCTGGCCCACCGTCGCCGTCGTCGGCGCGCTCGTCGTCGCCGGCCTCACGCTCCTCGCGGCCGCGCTCTGGCGGACGCCGGTCATCGTCCGCACCCGATACGCCGCGCCCGTGGTCATCTTCGCCCACGCGTTAGACGGCGTCTCGACGGCCGTCGGCGCGGACGTCATCGGCATCGGCGAACGGTCGCCCATTCCGCGCGCGATCATGGAGTTCGCCGGGACGCTACCGACGGCCTCGGTCGTCGGCGTCGGCTGGCTGTTCGTCCTCGTGAAGCTCGTCGTCGCGGTGGGCGTCGTCTTCCTCATGCACGAGTACCTGGAGGACGAACCCGTCGAGGGGAGCCTCCTGCTCGCGTTCGTCGCCGCCGTCGGTCTGGGGCCGGCGGTGAACAACGTGGTGCTCTTTCTGTTCATCCCGACCTGA
- a CDS encoding nucleoside phosphorylase — MAKQPHLLVESGDVNDVALLPGDPGRVDRIASHCEESETVAENREYKVVNATYEGTDLTICSTGIGSPSAAIAVEELAAVGVETFVRVGTTGALQSEIEIGDMVVATGAAKDEGTSERYEEMTVPAVPTYETLSALVDAAEANGEAVHVGAIATDDAFYAETDAYVEDWEAAGLLAVEMEAAAIFTLARRKGLSAGAICTVDGNLVEGTQKGETDDEELPEKAKDNVERAIEIALTAATTL; from the coding sequence ATGGCGAAACAGCCCCATCTGCTGGTCGAATCGGGGGACGTGAACGACGTGGCGCTGCTGCCGGGCGACCCCGGACGGGTCGACCGCATCGCTAGCCACTGCGAGGAGAGCGAGACGGTCGCCGAGAATCGGGAGTACAAGGTCGTCAACGCCACCTACGAGGGGACCGACCTGACGATCTGCTCGACCGGCATCGGGTCGCCGTCGGCGGCCATCGCCGTCGAGGAACTGGCCGCGGTGGGCGTCGAGACGTTCGTCCGCGTCGGGACGACGGGCGCGCTCCAGTCGGAGATCGAGATCGGCGACATGGTCGTCGCTACCGGCGCGGCCAAGGACGAGGGGACCAGCGAGCGCTACGAGGAGATGACGGTTCCGGCGGTGCCGACCTACGAGACGCTCTCGGCGCTGGTCGACGCCGCGGAAGCCAACGGTGAAGCGGTTCACGTCGGCGCGATCGCGACGGACGACGCCTTCTACGCCGAGACCGACGCGTACGTCGAGGACTGGGAGGCCGCCGGACTGCTGGCCGTCGAGATGGAGGCCGCCGCCATCTTCACGCTGGCCCGCCGGAAGGGCCTGTCGGCGGGCGCGATATGCACCGTCGACGGCAACCTCGTCGAGGGGACCCAGAAGGGCGAGACGGACGACGAGGAACTGCCCGAGAAGGCCAAGGACAACGTCGAACGGGCCATCGAGATCGCGTTGACCGCCGCGACCACGCTCTGA
- a CDS encoding HPP family protein: protein MLEQLTRRFRAAAARARRVERRELREFRRWAETTDHIVHLSVLVFVPLLIGLVTAVSNVVPTLSFLLFPPLASGTHTLFADPRGKYSEPGRFVGGLTIGAMCGLGALWVSNTVLNGPQGQFQVAAGAATLAVLATGLITWPLDIEEPSAYSTALLTLLVQPSQRMPFVGSIFLASSLVALVFVVWRDRFYDRRATVLYKSTTGDDHVLVPMRGDSAGATAMLAARLAAAHDAGKVVLLDIVDDPEAAETERALLNGPLRQRNASTADLAGEDVSDAIRDEVDRLETRAWEVETRVGVPCQVVVAASDEPAAATTLRAADDANCDLIAAPYESEHGALTPYLRQLFRGDTDVLVHRSRNGRTRWKRVLVPVRRASDVAHNMVDFAIRLAGASGRVAVATCIGESGDRRRAESMLMDLVEPFDAPIETRGARTDIQSFLVDTGSEYDLVIIGASQDRSAASRFIAPPTFERLQDIDTDVAIVDRSH from the coding sequence ATGCTCGAACAGTTGACCCGGCGGTTCCGCGCGGCGGCCGCGCGAGCGCGGCGGGTCGAACGGCGCGAACTCCGCGAGTTCCGGCGCTGGGCGGAGACGACCGACCACATCGTCCACCTCTCCGTGCTGGTGTTCGTCCCGTTGCTCATCGGGCTGGTGACGGCCGTCTCGAACGTCGTCCCGACGCTGTCGTTCCTGCTCTTCCCGCCGCTGGCGTCGGGCACCCACACGCTGTTTGCCGACCCGCGGGGGAAGTACTCGGAGCCGGGGCGGTTCGTCGGCGGATTGACCATCGGCGCGATGTGCGGGCTCGGCGCGCTGTGGGTGTCGAACACGGTACTCAACGGGCCGCAGGGCCAGTTTCAGGTGGCCGCCGGGGCGGCGACGCTGGCGGTGCTGGCGACGGGACTGATAACGTGGCCCCTCGACATCGAGGAACCGTCGGCGTACTCGACGGCGCTGCTGACGCTGCTGGTCCAACCGTCGCAACGGATGCCCTTCGTCGGGAGCATCTTCCTCGCCAGTTCGCTCGTCGCGCTGGTCTTCGTCGTCTGGCGCGACCGCTTCTACGACCGGCGCGCGACGGTCCTGTACAAGTCCACTACCGGCGACGACCACGTCCTCGTCCCGATGCGCGGGGACAGCGCGGGCGCGACGGCGATGCTCGCGGCGCGGCTGGCGGCGGCCCACGACGCGGGGAAGGTGGTCTTACTCGACATCGTCGACGACCCCGAGGCCGCCGAGACCGAACGCGCGCTGTTGAACGGCCCGCTCAGACAACGCAACGCGAGTACAGCGGACCTCGCCGGTGAGGACGTGAGCGACGCGATTCGGGACGAGGTCGACCGACTCGAAACGCGGGCGTGGGAAGTGGAGACACGGGTCGGCGTCCCCTGTCAGGTGGTCGTCGCCGCGAGCGACGAACCGGCCGCCGCGACGACGCTCCGGGCGGCCGACGACGCGAACTGCGACCTCATCGCCGCGCCCTACGAGAGCGAACACGGCGCGCTGACGCCGTACCTCCGGCAGCTGTTCCGCGGCGATACGGACGTGCTGGTCCACCGCTCGCGCAACGGTCGCACCCGGTGGAAGCGCGTGCTGGTGCCCGTTCGGCGGGCCAGCGACGTCGCGCACAACATGGTCGACTTCGCCATCCGACTCGCGGGGGCGAGCGGTCGCGTCGCGGTGGCGACCTGTATCGGGGAGAGCGGCGACCGCCGCCGCGCCGAGTCGATGCTGATGGACCTCGTCGAACCGTTCGACGCCCCGATCGAGACGCGCGGGGCGCGGACCGACATCCAGTCGTTCCTCGTCGACACCGGTTCGGAGTACGACTTGGTCATCATCGGGGCCAGCCAGGACCGGAGCGCCGCCTCGCGGTTCATCGCGCCGCCGACGTTCGAGCGGCTACAGGACATCGACACCGACGTCGCCATCGTGGACCGGAGCCACTAG
- a CDS encoding NAD-binding protein: MDRRRDWLGARAAVLLPAVVAVLSFATGVVNISQVVITEPMFDFVPQSVQRAAGFTGALTGFSLLLAAFGLRRRLRVAWFVTLVLLPVSALQGVVQTSPVSLPLVVLSLVSLPTLLLNRKRFDRPVDLSAAQLAAGAALLGALVYGTAGTYALRDEFNNVSTLTDAFYYTLVTASTVGYGDVTPASEQATLFALSVVVIGTASFAIALGSLLGPAIEKRLSEALGNMTDAQLDLLEGHVLVLGYGDLTEPILDELAKSAEFVVITPDSETAARLQKRDIAVLTANPSDEEPLRRAAIEDARAAVVATDDDAEDALSILTAHNLNPDLNIVAAATDRENVEKLRRAGASTVISPALIGGHLLVQSAMGRQGMENIADHLLDVERESDL, translated from the coding sequence ATGGACAGACGGCGGGACTGGCTCGGGGCGCGCGCGGCGGTGCTGCTGCCGGCAGTGGTCGCGGTGCTCTCCTTCGCGACGGGTGTCGTCAACATCAGCCAGGTGGTCATCACCGAACCGATGTTCGACTTCGTCCCGCAGAGCGTTCAGCGGGCGGCCGGGTTCACCGGGGCGCTCACCGGGTTCTCGCTGCTTCTCGCCGCGTTCGGGCTGCGCCGACGGTTGCGAGTCGCCTGGTTCGTCACCCTCGTCCTGTTGCCCGTCTCGGCGCTACAGGGCGTCGTCCAGACGTCGCCGGTCTCCCTGCCGCTCGTCGTCCTCTCGCTGGTGTCGCTGCCGACGCTGTTGCTGAACCGGAAGCGCTTCGACCGGCCGGTCGACCTCTCGGCGGCCCAACTGGCCGCCGGAGCCGCGCTACTGGGTGCGCTCGTGTACGGAACCGCCGGCACCTACGCGCTGCGCGATGAGTTCAACAACGTCTCGACGCTCACGGACGCCTTTTACTACACGCTCGTCACCGCCAGCACTGTCGGCTACGGGGACGTGACGCCGGCGAGCGAACAGGCGACGCTCTTTGCCCTCTCGGTGGTCGTCATCGGGACGGCCAGTTTCGCCATCGCGCTCGGGTCCCTACTCGGCCCGGCGATCGAAAAACGCCTCTCGGAGGCACTCGGGAACATGACAGACGCACAATTGGACTTGCTGGAGGGCCACGTCCTGGTCCTCGGCTACGGCGACCTGACGGAACCGATTTTAGACGAGCTCGCGAAGAGCGCCGAATTCGTCGTCATCACGCCGGATTCGGAGACGGCCGCGCGGTTGCAGAAACGGGACATCGCGGTGCTGACGGCGAACCCAAGCGACGAGGAACCGCTCCGGCGAGCGGCGATCGAGGACGCGCGCGCCGCGGTCGTCGCCACCGACGACGACGCGGAGGACGCCCTCTCGATCCTGACGGCGCACAACCTCAACCCCGACCTGAACATCGTCGCCGCCGCGACCGACCGCGAGAACGTCGAGAAGCTGCGGCGAGCGGGCGCGAGCACGGTCATCAGTCCTGCGCTCATCGGCGGGCACCTGCTCGTCCAGTCGGCGATGGGCCGACAGGGGATGGAGAACATCGCCGACCACCTCTTAGACGTCGAGCGCGAGAGCGACCTCTAG
- a CDS encoding potassium channel family protein, producing MASLPIEILLGIYLGLLVGVIPALASWTLGFGFKYLTGVTLPGFGVAVLAIALAGVSGGLLALADESITQAPNAERIITAILLVGMVSMYAHSKGDQMGATFPKRLSLQSLRNRRISTDVVELVGGGDEVRISVVGQVADMEGYPPLPEPLRVEIRSVEYTFPVDLRIGELESRMAERLKTEFDLGDVEVSIDERGRASVVAAPPFSGLSKRVGDGRHAVSVDAVLPTGLARNDEVTVLTPDAQVRGTVVSARCDGAEDAPVETPDEPELADAEKPPAQVLAPTTDGGEGRLTVAVNRTDVRPLLRSADAKVVVEPRGTRREYELVSLLRRAGNRFRRVAVRSAGPLDGTTLGEARVRETYGVAVFAVRTQDGWQLAPRGDIDVEAGNELYVAGTRDSLDAFEEAVA from the coding sequence ATGGCTTCGCTCCCGATCGAGATTCTCCTCGGCATCTATCTCGGGTTGCTGGTCGGCGTCATCCCGGCGCTCGCCTCCTGGACGCTGGGGTTCGGCTTCAAGTATCTGACCGGCGTGACGCTACCGGGCTTCGGTGTCGCCGTCCTCGCCATCGCGCTGGCGGGGGTCAGCGGCGGACTGCTGGCGCTGGCCGACGAGTCGATCACGCAGGCCCCCAACGCCGAGCGGATCATCACCGCCATCCTGCTGGTCGGGATGGTGTCGATGTACGCCCACAGCAAGGGCGACCAGATGGGCGCGACGTTCCCGAAGCGTCTCTCGCTGCAGAGCCTCCGGAACAGGCGCATCTCGACTGACGTCGTCGAGTTGGTCGGCGGCGGCGACGAGGTGCGGATCAGCGTTGTCGGACAGGTGGCCGACATGGAGGGATACCCGCCGCTGCCGGAACCGCTCCGAGTCGAGATCCGGAGCGTCGAGTACACGTTCCCCGTCGACCTCCGCATCGGCGAACTGGAATCGCGCATGGCCGAGCGCCTGAAGACGGAGTTCGACCTCGGCGACGTCGAGGTGAGTATCGACGAGCGCGGCCGCGCGAGCGTCGTCGCCGCCCCGCCCTTCTCCGGGCTCTCGAAGCGGGTGGGCGACGGCCGGCACGCCGTCTCCGTGGACGCCGTCCTGCCGACCGGACTGGCCCGAAACGACGAGGTGACGGTGCTCACGCCGGACGCGCAGGTCCGCGGGACCGTGGTGAGCGCGCGCTGTGACGGCGCGGAAGACGCGCCCGTCGAGACGCCCGACGAGCCGGAGCTGGCCGACGCCGAGAAGCCGCCGGCGCAGGTGTTGGCACCGACCACCGACGGCGGCGAGGGGCGCTTGACCGTGGCGGTCAACCGCACCGACGTCAGGCCGTTGCTCCGGAGCGCCGACGCGAAGGTAGTCGTCGAGCCGCGGGGCACTCGCCGGGAGTACGAACTCGTCTCGCTGCTGCGTCGGGCCGGCAACCGGTTCCGCCGCGTCGCGGTCCGCTCGGCGGGACCGCTCGACGGCACCACGCTGGGCGAGGCCCGCGTCCGAGAGACCTACGGCGTGGCCGTCTTCGCCGTCCGCACGCAGGACGGCTGGCAGCTCGCGCCGCGGGGCGACATCGACGTCGAAGCGGGGAACGAACTGTACGTCGCCGGGACCCGCGACAGCCTCGACGCCTTCGAGGAGGCGGTCGCGTGA
- a CDS encoding TrkA C-terminal domain-containing protein, with product MSAALLQSGLALQGGSITEILLRFAARLLGLGIAAGAAAALVAMGYRWYVRERVPTGLGVLFGLSVVAVSLGTTGALGEVIGRDETVLAAGAVLPNLAAFAVGGFAALTGVRVGDHLGTDLFAATGGRDVNADVSEIVQTVGRVTSVRLPDDIDHIVGYDAVPEATRENLAGRRFLFPRRLTKAELRDRLVTRLKTDYGVGHVDLELDDGGVSYLAIGSRAAGIGPTLPPATNAIAVRADPAHAASAGDLVQVWETEPLRRVLTGELRGVAGEVVTVAIDAADTQKLDPSERYKLVTLPVQSRPDREFASLLRAADETMGTVHVEAGSELVGQTVGGLGVIVAAVTREGTAPETIPSRERALAAGDHVYAIATPDALRRLEAAAAGTGEPANPVAADEDDGEERSDESEGDEQSSVTGLSSDSGEVSIPDAESPAGDEPAGSSDGRGDSPPTDADSAGDDAALIGESDDDAEPTADTAAPEPADDADDEPDESADADDEPVEVWDPDERVGAATEETDGTDETSAGGSASAADDGSVADSEQSDGDDTERDGA from the coding sequence GTGAGCGCCGCGCTGCTGCAGAGCGGGCTGGCGCTTCAGGGCGGGTCGATAACGGAGATACTCCTCCGCTTCGCCGCGCGGTTGCTCGGGCTCGGTATCGCCGCCGGTGCGGCCGCCGCGCTGGTCGCGATGGGCTACCGGTGGTATGTCCGCGAGCGCGTCCCGACCGGACTCGGCGTCCTCTTCGGGTTGAGCGTCGTCGCGGTGTCGCTGGGAACGACCGGGGCGCTCGGCGAGGTCATCGGCAGGGACGAGACCGTCCTCGCGGCGGGGGCGGTGTTGCCGAACCTCGCGGCCTTCGCCGTCGGCGGGTTCGCCGCGCTGACCGGCGTGAGGGTCGGCGACCACCTCGGGACCGACCTCTTCGCCGCGACGGGCGGCCGCGACGTGAACGCGGACGTGAGCGAGATCGTCCAGACGGTCGGTCGAGTCACGTCGGTGAGACTGCCCGACGACATCGACCACATCGTCGGCTACGACGCGGTTCCCGAGGCGACGCGGGAGAACCTGGCCGGGCGGCGCTTCCTCTTCCCCCGACGGCTGACGAAGGCGGAGTTGCGCGACCGGCTGGTCACGCGGCTCAAGACCGACTACGGCGTCGGCCACGTCGACCTCGAACTCGACGACGGGGGCGTCTCGTACCTCGCCATCGGGTCGCGGGCGGCCGGTATCGGCCCGACGCTGCCGCCGGCGACCAACGCCATCGCCGTCCGCGCGGACCCCGCACACGCCGCCAGCGCCGGCGATCTGGTGCAGGTCTGGGAGACCGAGCCGCTCCGTCGGGTGCTCACCGGCGAACTCCGCGGCGTCGCCGGCGAGGTGGTGACCGTCGCCATCGACGCCGCCGACACGCAGAAGCTCGACCCGAGCGAGCGGTACAAGCTCGTCACGTTGCCGGTCCAGAGCCGCCCCGACCGGGAGTTCGCCTCCCTCCTGCGGGCCGCCGACGAGACGATGGGGACGGTCCACGTCGAGGCGGGCAGCGAACTCGTCGGGCAGACCGTCGGCGGCCTCGGCGTCATCGTCGCCGCGGTCACCCGAGAGGGAACCGCGCCCGAGACGATCCCCTCGCGCGAGCGAGCCCTCGCCGCCGGCGACCACGTCTACGCCATCGCCACGCCCGACGCCCTCCGCCGGCTGGAAGCGGCCGCAGCCGGCACCGGCGAACCGGCGAACCCGGTCGCGGCCGACGAAGACGACGGAGAGGAGCGGAGCGACGAGTCCGAGGGCGACGAGCAGTCGTCCGTGACTGGCCTTTCCTCGGATTCCGGCGAGGTATCGATCCCCGACGCCGAGTCGCCGGCCGGGGACGAGCCCGCCGGTTCCTCCGACGGGAGAGGCGACTCGCCGCCGACCGACGCTGATAGCGCGGGGGACGACGCGGCGTTGATAGGCGAAAGCGATGACGACGCCGAACCGACCGCCGACACCGCCGCCCCTGAACCGGCCGACGACGCCGACGACGAACCGGACGAATCGGCCGACGCCGACGACGAACCGGTCGAAGTGTGGGACCCGGACGAACGCGTCGGCGCGGCCACCGAGGAGACGGACGGAACCGACGAGACGAGCGCCGGCGGCTCTGCGAGCGCGGCCGACGACGGGTCCGTGGCCGATTCGGAACAGTCCGATGGCGACGACACGGAACGCGACGGCGCGTGA
- a CDS encoding ubiquitin-like small modifier protein 1: protein MEWKLFAHLRDAADGRTVSVDVDEGATVETALDELLTARPALRGEVTTDGELADHVRVLVDGEDPFAAGDGLATTVDSDTELALFPPVSGG from the coding sequence ATGGAGTGGAAACTGTTCGCGCATCTCAGAGACGCCGCAGACGGCCGAACCGTCAGCGTCGACGTCGACGAGGGAGCGACGGTCGAGACGGCGCTCGACGAACTGCTGACGGCGCGACCGGCCCTGCGAGGGGAGGTCACGACGGACGGCGAGCTGGCCGACCACGTCCGCGTGCTCGTCGACGGTGAGGACCCCTTCGCCGCCGGTGACGGCCTCGCGACGACGGTCGATTCGGACACCGAACTGGCGCTGTTCCCGCCGGTCAGCGGCGGGTGA
- a CDS encoding GNAT family N-acetyltransferase, which translates to MQPTVRQARADDYEDVVAFAEEVWADRPETVDYIPDVFREWVESDGPTQHTVVVEADGAAAGLCQAVLLTESEAWFQGIRVDPAYRGEGFGLRMVDRLMDWAREQGATVGRNMVFSWNDAGLGQSIATGFDPLAEFRWAHPEPGGSGRAPPADLAVESDPAAAWSYWTGSDARTSLSGLALDPEQTWALSELTRERLHALADEQAVFAVKGDGTRGMAARVRETVDPTAEETLAEYAVGTWADLDAAAALFEAIRADAADLGVDGTRVLIPETPRHAAEAAAARATLADWPDFVLSADLT; encoded by the coding sequence ATGCAACCGACCGTCCGGCAGGCGCGGGCCGACGACTACGAGGACGTGGTCGCCTTCGCCGAGGAGGTCTGGGCCGACCGACCGGAGACCGTCGATTACATCCCCGACGTGTTCCGCGAGTGGGTCGAGAGCGACGGGCCGACCCAGCACACCGTCGTCGTCGAGGCCGACGGCGCGGCGGCGGGCCTCTGTCAGGCCGTCCTGCTGACCGAGAGCGAGGCGTGGTTTCAGGGGATTCGCGTGGACCCGGCCTACCGCGGCGAGGGATTCGGCCTGCGGATGGTCGACCGGCTGATGGATTGGGCGCGAGAACAGGGGGCGACCGTCGGTCGCAACATGGTGTTCTCGTGGAACGACGCCGGCCTGGGCCAGTCCATCGCCACCGGGTTCGACCCCCTCGCCGAGTTCCGGTGGGCCCACCCCGAACCCGGCGGGAGCGGCAGAGCCCCGCCCGCGGACCTCGCCGTCGAGAGCGATCCAGCGGCCGCGTGGAGCTACTGGACCGGCAGCGACGCTCGGACCTCGCTTTCGGGATTGGCGCTCGACCCCGAGCAGACGTGGGCGCTCTCGGAGTTGACCCGCGAGCGCCTGCACGCGCTGGCCGACGAGCAGGCCGTCTTCGCCGTCAAGGGCGACGGCACGCGGGGGATGGCCGCGCGGGTCCGGGAGACGGTCGACCCGACGGCGGAGGAGACGCTCGCGGAGTACGCCGTCGGGACGTGGGCGGACCTCGACGCCGCAGCGGCGCTGTTCGAGGCGATCCGAGCCGACGCCGCCGACCTCGGCGTCGACGGCACCCGCGTCCTGATTCCGGAGACGCCGCGCCACGCCGCCGAGGCGGCGGCCGCCCGCGCGACCCTCGCCGACTGGCCCGACTTCGTGCTGTCGGCGGACCTCACCTGA
- the gatD gene encoding Glu-tRNA(Gln) amidotransferase subunit GatD, giving the protein MNAGDRVRVERADQTYEGVLLPSSTPDHVVVKLDGGYNVGIDRDEADVDVLESDVYDVESAQDERSSSEIEFDEDLPTVSLISTGGTIASTVDYRTGAVTAQFDAEDVLRAVPDLAGMANYRGRVVANILSENMTPDVWRELAQAVREEIEAGADGVVVMHGTDTMQFTASALAFMLDTPVPVVFTGSQRSADRPSSDNVMNAVCAVEAAKSDCAEVLVCMHASESDDRCALHRGTRVRKNHTSRRDAFETVGSKPLGEIDYGAAGEDNEVTFRREHDERGAAELALHDGISTDVELVKFTPGMDVSLLEAAADGAEGIVLEGTGLGHVNTEWIGVIEDLDIPVVMTSQCLEGRVCDRVYDTGRDLLDAGVIEGEDMLPGTAKVKLMWAIENADDVADAMGESLAGEIQDRSTPWL; this is encoded by the coding sequence ATGAACGCAGGCGACCGGGTCCGCGTCGAACGCGCGGACCAGACATACGAGGGCGTCTTGCTCCCCTCTTCGACGCCCGACCACGTCGTCGTCAAGTTAGACGGCGGATACAACGTCGGGATCGACCGCGACGAGGCCGACGTGGACGTCCTCGAATCGGACGTCTACGACGTCGAGAGCGCGCAGGACGAGCGGAGTAGTTCCGAGATCGAGTTCGACGAGGACCTCCCGACGGTGTCGCTCATCTCGACCGGCGGGACCATCGCCTCGACGGTGGACTACCGCACCGGCGCGGTGACGGCCCAGTTCGACGCCGAGGACGTGCTCCGCGCGGTGCCGGACCTCGCGGGGATGGCCAACTACCGCGGCCGCGTCGTCGCCAACATCCTCTCGGAGAACATGACGCCGGACGTCTGGCGGGAGTTGGCACAGGCAGTCAGAGAGGAGATCGAGGCCGGCGCGGACGGCGTCGTCGTCATGCACGGCACCGACACGATGCAGTTCACCGCCTCCGCGCTCGCCTTCATGCTCGATACGCCGGTGCCCGTCGTCTTCACCGGCAGTCAGCGCTCTGCGGACCGCCCGTCCTCGGACAACGTGATGAACGCCGTCTGCGCCGTCGAGGCCGCGAAGAGCGACTGCGCGGAGGTGCTGGTCTGCATGCACGCCTCCGAGTCCGACGACCGCTGTGCGCTCCACCGCGGGACCCGCGTCCGAAAGAACCACACCTCTCGCCGGGACGCCTTCGAGACGGTCGGCTCGAAACCGCTCGGCGAAATCGACTACGGCGCGGCCGGCGAGGACAACGAGGTCACGTTCCGCCGCGAGCACGACGAACGCGGCGCGGCCGAACTGGCGCTCCACGACGGTATCTCGACGGACGTCGAGCTGGTGAAGTTCACACCTGGCATGGACGTCTCGCTACTAGAGGCGGCCGCCGACGGCGCGGAGGGCATCGTCCTCGAAGGCACGGGTCTCGGCCACGTCAACACCGAGTGGATAGGCGTCATCGAGGACCTCGACATCCCGGTCGTGATGACCAGCCAGTGTCTGGAGGGCCGCGTCTGCGACCGCGTCTACGACACCGGCCGCGACCTGCTGGACGCTGGCGTCATCGAAGGCGAAGACATGCTCCCCGGTACCGCGAAAGTGAAACTCATGTGGGCGATCGAAAACGCCGACGACGTGGCCGACGCGATGGGCGAGTCGCTGGCCGGCGAGATCCAAGACCGCTCGACGCCGTGGCTGTGA
- a CDS encoding metalloregulator ArsR/SmtB family transcription factor produces MDSAELLDLLGNANRRRILRLLAHKPCYVTEISEYIGVSPKAVIDHLQKLEDAGLVESRTDDQRRKYFSIARNLRLEVRVSPYEFGTKSAYPANPGLDISTCRHLSIDISDEEGSDLRDLARELERLEQLENELSLAQRWVQGRVTSVRDQFDERVEDGDGRLYAELVSALARGERSIPRLSREIEAPPELVEEALRRLVDEGVVEETADGWRLR; encoded by the coding sequence ATGGACTCCGCCGAGTTGCTCGACTTGCTGGGGAACGCCAACCGGCGGCGCATCCTCCGCTTGCTCGCACACAAACCCTGCTACGTGACCGAGATAAGCGAGTACATCGGCGTCAGCCCGAAGGCGGTCATCGATCACCTCCAGAAACTCGAAGACGCGGGTCTCGTCGAGTCGCGCACCGACGACCAGCGGCGGAAGTACTTCTCCATCGCGCGGAACCTCCGCCTCGAAGTTCGGGTCTCGCCCTACGAGTTCGGCACCAAGAGCGCCTATCCGGCGAACCCCGGTCTCGACATATCGACGTGTCGCCACCTCTCGATCGACATCAGCGACGAGGAGGGGAGCGACCTCCGCGACCTCGCCCGCGAACTCGAACGGCTCGAACAGCTCGAGAACGAGCTCTCGCTGGCCCAGCGGTGGGTGCAGGGGCGCGTGACGAGCGTCCGCGACCAGTTCGACGAGCGCGTCGAGGACGGCGACGGCCGCCTGTACGCCGAACTGGTGAGCGCCCTTGCTCGCGGCGAGCGTTCGATTCCGCGGCTCTCGCGGGAGATCGAGGCCCCGCCGGAACTCGTCGAGGAGGCGCTCCGTCGCCTGGTAGACGAGGGCGTCGTTGAGGAGACGGCCGACGGCTGGCGGCTCCGGTAG